The following proteins are encoded in a genomic region of Bufo bufo chromosome 11, aBufBuf1.1, whole genome shotgun sequence:
- the GPR68 gene encoding ovarian cancer G-protein coupled receptor 1, translating to MENGTGDNQEINVTTCTINHTIHQTLFPVVYVAVFVIGLPANSLSLYYGYLQIKAKNELGIYLVNLTVADLLYIFSLPFWIQYVLQHDNWTYNELMCKICGILLYENIYISIGFLCCISIDRYLALVHPFRFHKLRTRKAALVVSMVIWFKEIMTSFFFFGHGEVSKDPDSHIVCFEHYPIKSWEHSINYYRFFAGFLFPIFLLLFSYWRIFRVIRKSQGTQTKRKLRIKQLVLSTILIFLICFGPYHILVVIRSLFEKNCSFASKIFNVYHFSLLLTSLNCVADPALYCFASESTYKDFLRFKDTCLGCISCGKVGQKDAYEMNYTDVSRAKTGKTNPSPAETNPSPAETNSSPAETETSVLCKDKTSSAENGNEEGPAPQV from the coding sequence ATGGAGAATGGAACTGGAGACAACCAGGAGATCAATGTCACCACTTGCACCATCAACCACACCATACACCAGACCCTCTTCCCAGTGGTGTACGTTGCTGTGTTTGTCATCGGTCTCCCAGCAAACAGTTTGTCTTTGTACTATGGCTATCTTCAAATCAAAGCCAAGAATGAGCTGGGGATATATTTGGTCAACCTAACCGTGGCGGACCTCCTGTATATCTTCTCCTTGCCCTTCTGGATTCAATATGTCCTTCAACATGACAACTGGACCTACAATGAGCTGATGTGCAAGATCTGCGGCATCCTCCTGTATGAAAACATATACATTAGTATTGGGTTCTTGTGTTGCATTTCCATTGACCGATACCTGGCCCTAGTCCACCCGTTCCGATTCCACAAGCTTCGGACTAGGAAAGCTGCCCTTGTGGTTAGTATGGTCATCTGGTTCAAGGAAATAATGACTAGTTTTTTCTTCTTTGGGCATGGGGAGGTCAGCAAGGACCCCGACAGCCATATTGTCTGCTTTGAACATTATCCCATAAAAAGCTGGGAGCACAGTATCAATTATTACCGCTTCTTTGCCGGCTTCCTCTTTCCAATCTTTCTCTTGTTATTTTCTTACTGGCGTATTTTCAGGGTCATTCGAAAGAGCCAAGGGACGCAGACAAAAAGGAAGCTTCGGATCAAGCAGCTGGTCCTCAGCACCATCCTGATCTTTCTCATCTGCTTTGGCCCCTATCACATACTCGTGGTTATTCGGAGCTTGTTTGAGAAGAACTGTTCATTTGCTTCCAAAATATTCAATGTCTACCACTTCTCCCTGCTGCTCACCAGCTTGAACTGCGTTGCCGATCCTGCGCTCTACTGCTTTGCCAGCGAGAGCACCTACAAGGACTTTCTGAGGTTCAAAGACACTTGTCTTGGCTGTATAAGCTGTGGGAAGGTTGGGCAAAAAGACGCGTATGAGAtgaactatacggacgtctccagAGCAAAGACCGGCAAAACAAATCCATCTCCGGCAGAAACAAATCCATCCCCGGCAGAAACAAATTCATCCCCGGCAGAAACGGAGACGTCTGTCCTGTGCAAAGACAAAACATCCAGTGCTGAAAACGGAAATGAGGAGGGCCCTGCCCCTCAGGTATAG